One window from the genome of Hyphomonas neptunium ATCC 15444 encodes:
- a CDS encoding lytic murein transglycosylase: MIITGLARSKWMGIAVVCGALASCAAGPQTPSPKPPVTGTPSPAPETGPIVYKSSGHAAMDAWRDDFSARALAAGNDRAIVKSLLENISPITMWLGSQEVEVQTQTAPSDQAEFAKPIWDYLSTPLGNTRITQGQQKLATTSATLAGIEAEYGVDRQALLAIWGMETNFGGFIGRDDAANALANMAVEGRRRSLGESELFALMKILKDGDARRGDLIAGWAGAMGQTQFMPTTYVAHAVDFDGDGRKDVWKSEADALASAANYLARSGYVMGQPWGIEVLTPQGFDFSLADGTERRMAAWTAAGLSPIRGGAFETGGADVAELWLPAGASGPKYLLFKNFNVYKTYNRADSYALAVGLSGDMIAGKGGPVASWPTHLPPLTVADIRDLQTSLNALGYDAGTPDGIAGRRTKTALQNFQKARGFLADGYPTQEMLAAVKAGGPSIN; encoded by the coding sequence ATGATTATTACTGGTTTGGCCCGTTCAAAATGGATGGGGATTGCGGTCGTTTGCGGCGCGCTGGCATCGTGTGCGGCGGGGCCTCAGACGCCTTCGCCGAAGCCGCCGGTTACCGGAACACCCTCTCCAGCGCCGGAAACAGGCCCGATTGTCTACAAATCTTCCGGCCATGCCGCGATGGATGCCTGGCGGGATGATTTCTCGGCCCGCGCCCTGGCGGCCGGCAACGACCGGGCGATCGTGAAATCACTTCTGGAGAATATCAGCCCGATCACAATGTGGCTGGGATCGCAGGAAGTGGAAGTGCAGACCCAGACTGCGCCAAGCGATCAGGCCGAATTTGCCAAGCCGATCTGGGATTATCTCTCCACACCGCTGGGCAATACGCGGATCACGCAGGGCCAGCAGAAACTGGCTACCACCAGCGCCACGCTTGCGGGCATCGAAGCCGAATATGGCGTCGACAGGCAGGCGCTGCTCGCCATCTGGGGCATGGAGACCAATTTCGGCGGTTTCATCGGACGGGATGACGCGGCCAACGCGCTGGCCAACATGGCGGTCGAGGGCCGGCGGCGCAGCCTGGGCGAATCCGAGCTGTTCGCCCTGATGAAAATCCTCAAGGATGGCGATGCCCGCCGGGGCGATCTGATCGCTGGCTGGGCCGGGGCCATGGGCCAGACGCAGTTCATGCCGACCACCTATGTGGCCCATGCTGTCGACTTCGACGGGGACGGCCGCAAGGATGTCTGGAAAAGTGAAGCCGACGCGCTGGCGTCAGCGGCCAATTATCTTGCCCGGTCGGGTTATGTGATGGGCCAGCCCTGGGGCATCGAAGTGCTCACCCCGCAGGGGTTTGACTTCAGCCTGGCGGATGGCACGGAGCGGCGCATGGCGGCCTGGACGGCCGCCGGTCTTTCCCCGATCCGGGGCGGCGCCTTCGAGACGGGCGGGGCGGATGTGGCAGAGCTCTGGCTGCCAGCGGGCGCAAGCGGACCGAAATACCTGCTGTTCAAGAACTTCAATGTCTACAAAACCTACAACCGCGCCGATTCCTATGCGCTGGCGGTGGGGCTGTCGGGCGACATGATCGCCGGGAAAGGCGGGCCGGTCGCGTCCTGGCCGACGCATCTGCCGCCGCTGACGGTGGCTGACATTCGCGACCTGCAGACCAGCCTCAATGCCCTTGGCTATGATGCGGGTACGCCGGACGGCATTGCGGGCCGCCGGACCAAGACAGCGCTCCAGAACTTCCAGAAGGCGCGCGGTTTCTTGGCCGATGGCTATCCCACGCAGGAAATGCTGGCGGCCGTGAAGGCGGGCGGGCCGTCGATCAATTGA
- the ykgO gene encoding type B 50S ribosomal protein L36, with the protein MKVRSSLKSLKSRHRDCKIVRRKGRVYVINKTDPRFKAKQG; encoded by the coding sequence ATGAAAGTCCGCTCGTCTCTCAAATCGCTCAAGTCACGTCACCGCGACTGTAAGATCGTGCGCCGCAAAGGCCGGGTCTATGTGATCAACAAAACCGACCCGCGTTTCAAAGCGAAACAAGGCTGA
- a CDS encoding HAD family hydrolase — MTARIALFDLGGVLLDWSPARLYAQIFSNAAEADRFLAEVCTMAWHTEHDRGVSFADNAAPLIAKYPQYEPQIRAWHSRWGEMFDGYITGTDRLVEMLHGREVPLYGLSNMPAEIWPQMLDMFPALRRFREVVVSGQIGMIKPDPAIFHYTRTRMGDPDPRDVLFIDDLPKNIAMAEALGYQTHLFTDAARLEGELIRQGLL; from the coding sequence ATGACGGCCCGCATCGCCCTGTTTGATTTAGGTGGCGTCCTCCTCGACTGGTCGCCGGCACGCCTTTACGCCCAGATCTTCAGCAACGCGGCTGAAGCAGACCGGTTCCTTGCCGAAGTGTGCACCATGGCGTGGCACACCGAGCATGACCGCGGCGTCAGCTTTGCGGATAATGCCGCGCCGCTGATCGCGAAATATCCCCAGTATGAACCACAGATCCGCGCCTGGCACAGCCGCTGGGGCGAGATGTTTGACGGCTACATCACCGGAACCGACCGCCTGGTGGAGATGCTGCACGGCCGCGAAGTGCCCCTCTACGGCCTCTCCAACATGCCCGCCGAGATATGGCCGCAGATGCTGGACATGTTCCCGGCCCTGCGCCGTTTCCGCGAAGTCGTGGTGTCCGGCCAGATCGGCATGATCAAACCAGACCCGGCCATTTTCCACTATACCCGCACCCGTATGGGCGATCCCGATCCGCGCGACGTCCTGTTCATCGACGATCTGCCGAAGAATATCGCGATGGCCGAGGCGCTGGGCTACCAGACGCATCTGTTCACCGATGCGGCCCGTCTAGAGGGCGAACTGATCCGGCAAGGGCTTCTCTGA
- a CDS encoding tetratricopeptide repeat protein produces MIKRLLPALLLCALAPLAQAFPSDEMFEKLKSAEGEVEAADVADDIWATWLESGSPTADLVMSRAVEALAQGETELARDLLDRVILMRPDFAEAWHRRAGIFLSEENYPEALRDLNQALEVEPRHFGAWLGLGYILEQLGGEAEALDSYREALTIYPLMPQAKAAEARLTLKAEGQEL; encoded by the coding sequence ATGATCAAGCGGCTTCTTCCTGCCCTTCTCCTGTGTGCCCTGGCGCCGCTGGCGCAGGCATTTCCCTCTGACGAGATGTTCGAGAAGCTGAAATCAGCCGAAGGCGAAGTTGAAGCCGCCGATGTTGCCGACGACATCTGGGCAACCTGGCTCGAATCCGGCTCGCCGACCGCAGACCTTGTCATGAGCCGCGCCGTGGAAGCCCTCGCCCAGGGCGAAACCGAGCTTGCCCGCGACCTGCTCGACCGCGTGATCCTGATGCGTCCGGATTTTGCCGAAGCCTGGCACCGGCGCGCGGGCATCTTCCTGTCGGAAGAAAATTACCCCGAGGCGCTGCGAGACCTCAACCAGGCCCTTGAAGTGGAGCCCCGCCATTTCGGCGCCTGGCTCGGCCTGGGCTATATTCTCGAACAGCTGGGCGGCGAGGCAGAGGCCCTCGACAGCTACCGCGAAGCGCTCACCATTTATCCGCTGATGCCGCAGGCCAAGGCGGCTGAAGCGCGCCTGACGCTGAAGGCTGAAGGCCAGGAGCTTTGA
- a CDS encoding alpha/beta fold hydrolase: protein MITVSLVALSGLGLGACVSSMAYTSKVEAAYPAEGRQIDVGGHDVHVLERGPGTAPVVLMIHGASANAREFTGTLAPRLETDMRVLMADRPGHGYSERFDGAETLAAQARQMAGLLDQLAPDQKAVIVGHSFGGAVALRIALDRPDLVSGLVLLAPVTHDWGEGSGTAWYNSIAANPVFGPVFSQFVPIIGPSQMKDGISSVFAPAPTPQGYYQNSGLGLLLRPPNFRANAQDMTRLKDELAQQSARYGDLSVPITVFSGSKDTVLSPKLHAVRLKKQVPVEMVILPDEGHMPHHGEGSAVAGAIRRLAFGRQTR from the coding sequence ATGATCACCGTGTCCCTCGTGGCCCTTTCGGGCCTCGGCCTTGGCGCCTGCGTGTCCAGTATGGCCTACACGTCCAAGGTGGAAGCTGCCTATCCGGCAGAAGGCCGCCAGATCGATGTGGGCGGCCATGACGTCCACGTCCTGGAGCGCGGTCCCGGAACGGCCCCTGTCGTTCTGATGATCCACGGGGCCAGCGCCAATGCCCGCGAGTTTACCGGCACCCTTGCCCCGCGCCTTGAGACCGACATGCGCGTGCTGATGGCCGACCGGCCGGGCCATGGTTATTCGGAGCGGTTTGACGGGGCAGAGACCCTCGCCGCCCAAGCCCGCCAGATGGCCGGCCTGCTGGATCAGCTCGCGCCGGACCAGAAGGCGGTCATCGTTGGTCACTCGTTCGGCGGCGCTGTGGCCCTCCGCATCGCGCTCGACCGGCCAGATCTTGTCTCCGGCCTCGTATTGCTCGCGCCTGTTACCCATGACTGGGGTGAAGGCAGCGGCACGGCCTGGTACAATTCCATCGCCGCAAATCCTGTCTTCGGCCCGGTCTTCTCTCAGTTTGTCCCGATCATCGGCCCGTCTCAGATGAAAGACGGTATCTCCAGCGTCTTTGCCCCGGCCCCTACCCCGCAGGGCTATTATCAGAACTCCGGTCTCGGGCTTTTGTTGCGCCCGCCAAACTTCCGCGCCAACGCGCAGGATATGACCCGGCTGAAAGACGAACTGGCGCAGCAATCTGCCCGGTATGGCGACCTCTCAGTACCGATCACCGTATTTTCCGGCAGCAAGGACACGGTGCTTTCACCAAAACTTCACGCCGTCCGGCTCAAGAAGCAGGTGCCTGTTGAAATGGTCATTCTGCCAGACGAGGGGCACATGCCACATCATGGTGAAGGCAGCGCTGTTGCCGGGGCCATCCGGCGGCTGGCGTTTGGCCGCCAGACCCGCTAA
- a CDS encoding DUF2312 domain-containing protein — MDDSFELTKIDETTREKLRQTVAKIERLEEEKKEVAEQIKDVYAEAKAIGFDTKALRQVVRLRKIERAEREEQEMILETYLIALGEA, encoded by the coding sequence ATGGACGACAGCTTTGAGCTGACCAAGATCGACGAAACCACCCGGGAAAAACTCCGCCAGACCGTCGCCAAGATCGAGCGGCTGGAAGAGGAAAAAAAGGAGGTCGCCGAGCAGATCAAGGATGTCTACGCCGAGGCAAAAGCCATCGGCTTCGACACCAAGGCGCTGCGCCAGGTGGTCCGCCTCCGGAAGATCGAGCGCGCCGAGCGCGAGGAACAGGAAATGATCCTGGAAACCTATCTCATCGCTCTGGGCGAGGCCTGA
- a CDS encoding SDR family NAD(P)-dependent oxidoreductase, translated as MTDLTAPALARSLLVTGASTGIGEAAARHMAARGWTVFAGVRSEKDASALRQGAAGDLRPIILDVTKPEQVEGAVATISTALGNRRLSGLLNNAGIAKMGPLAIQPLEDFEAHFTVNVFGMLRVTQAFVPLLGGDPAREGAPGRIVTITSVGGKIAAPFLGAYTATKHANEAMTDTLRRELAIYGIDAIAIGPGSVRTPIWDKAEKDNEGGLYAGSDWAASLNIFEETMLKGGKTGLPPQTIAEVVEDALSNSSPKARYAPVPDKLTNFTIASRLPKRWLDKVFIKRFGLQKKD; from the coding sequence ATGACCGATCTGACCGCGCCTGCCCTCGCCCGTTCCCTGCTGGTTACCGGCGCCTCGACCGGCATCGGTGAGGCCGCCGCTCGCCACATGGCCGCGCGCGGCTGGACGGTATTTGCCGGGGTCCGCTCGGAGAAGGATGCCAGCGCGCTGCGCCAGGGCGCCGCCGGAGACCTCCGCCCGATCATTCTGGACGTCACCAAGCCTGAACAGGTGGAGGGCGCTGTGGCCACAATCAGCACCGCCCTGGGCAATCGCCGTCTCTCCGGCCTCCTAAACAATGCGGGTATCGCCAAGATGGGGCCGCTGGCGATCCAGCCGCTGGAAGATTTCGAAGCGCATTTCACCGTCAACGTGTTCGGTATGCTGCGCGTGACGCAAGCCTTCGTACCCCTGCTCGGCGGCGACCCGGCCCGTGAAGGCGCCCCCGGCCGCATCGTCACCATCACCTCGGTTGGCGGCAAGATCGCCGCGCCGTTCCTCGGCGCCTACACCGCCACTAAACATGCCAATGAAGCGATGACCGACACCCTGCGCCGGGAACTCGCCATCTATGGCATCGACGCCATCGCCATCGGCCCCGGATCGGTCCGCACGCCGATCTGGGACAAGGCGGAGAAGGACAATGAAGGCGGGCTCTATGCGGGAAGCGATTGGGCCGCTTCCCTCAACATCTTCGAAGAAACAATGCTGAAAGGCGGCAAGACCGGATTGCCGCCCCAGACTATTGCCGAAGTCGTCGAAGACGCGCTCAGCAATTCCAGCCCCAAGGCGCGTTATGCCCCGGTACCCGACAAGCTGACCAATTTCACCATCGCCAGCCGCCTGCCCAAACGCTGGCTCGACAAGGTGTTCATCAAGCGCTTCGGCCTGCAGAAGAAAGACTGA
- a CDS encoding SDR family NAD(P)-dependent oxidoreductase codes for MADLKGKVAVITGAASGIGLAGVEVFIAAGARVIAGDIQDEKGKALETRFGPEKLRFVHCDVTDMDQLKAVMDAAPAAFGSLDIVWNNAGHGGTNTSVEELDLDGYDQTMNLLLKQVFAGTKFAIPHMKDKGGAIINTSSISAVSAGYAPITYSVAKKGVAHFSKLAAAELSKYKIRVNAILPGFIATSIFGASLGLPREVADQMAEMLYQAGGKMQPIGRVGKGTDIAEMAAFLASDAGEFITGGEFLVDGGMTVGPRHSWDATAASPVLESLGISPEQAEQMRLAQQAAAAQS; via the coding sequence ATGGCAGATCTCAAGGGCAAAGTGGCCGTCATCACCGGCGCGGCAAGCGGTATCGGGCTGGCCGGCGTTGAAGTGTTCATCGCAGCGGGCGCCAGGGTCATCGCCGGAGACATCCAGGATGAAAAAGGCAAGGCGCTCGAAACACGCTTTGGCCCGGAGAAGCTCCGCTTTGTGCATTGCGACGTGACCGATATGGACCAGCTGAAAGCCGTGATGGACGCCGCCCCCGCCGCCTTCGGATCGCTCGACATTGTCTGGAACAATGCCGGCCATGGCGGCACGAATACGTCCGTCGAGGAACTGGATCTCGACGGTTACGACCAGACGATGAACCTGCTTCTGAAACAGGTGTTCGCCGGTACGAAATTCGCCATCCCGCACATGAAGGACAAAGGCGGCGCGATCATCAACACCTCCTCGATCAGCGCGGTTTCGGCCGGCTATGCCCCGATCACCTATTCGGTGGCCAAGAAGGGCGTCGCCCACTTCTCCAAGCTCGCGGCCGCTGAGCTTTCCAAATACAAGATCCGCGTCAATGCGATCCTGCCCGGCTTCATCGCCACCTCGATCTTTGGCGCCTCGCTCGGCCTGCCGCGCGAAGTGGCCGACCAGATGGCCGAGATGCTGTATCAGGCCGGCGGCAAGATGCAGCCCATCGGGCGCGTCGGCAAAGGCACCGACATCGCCGAGATGGCCGCGTTCCTGGCCTCTGATGCGGGCGAGTTCATCACCGGCGGGGAATTCCTCGTCGATGGCGGCATGACCGTCGGCCCGCGCCATAGCTGGGACGCAACCGCCGCCAGCCCGGTTCTGGAATCCCTCGGCATCAGCCCGGAACAGGCCGAGCAGATGCGCCTCGCCCAACAGGCAGCTGCCGCTCAGTCCTGA
- a CDS encoding DMT family transporter, with protein MSGKIPSGSDTSVSGPGLSGNLQGALWMLVSGAGYTVHIALAKEITADAHPIFLAFWRSFLAFAIAMPFVWIGGVKIHTARFGALVTRSLIGSAGFVFGLIAIWPIFELPLAEFNALSFTRPLFVTLLAIVLLHEKVGLQRGGAVVIGFAGVLIMTLVPALLGSEGGTHLNLGALFALLSSLCFAFTIVLVKSLTGVHSPLALLVWANMLSSIIILPFALFYWSSPDLMGWALIFAMAFAGFVAQFCFIKGMSIGDASFLSPLDYVRLPMGALADWIMIRALPGPFVWVGAGIIIVSTLYITWREHRLNRKKPVLPPKPV; from the coding sequence ATGAGCGGCAAGATACCTTCAGGATCAGACACTTCTGTAAGCGGGCCCGGACTTTCGGGCAATCTTCAGGGCGCGCTGTGGATGCTGGTGTCGGGCGCGGGCTACACAGTTCACATTGCCCTGGCCAAAGAGATCACCGCCGACGCGCACCCGATTTTCCTGGCGTTCTGGCGCAGTTTTCTGGCGTTTGCGATTGCCATGCCGTTCGTCTGGATCGGGGGCGTGAAGATCCACACTGCCCGGTTTGGCGCGCTGGTGACGCGCAGTCTGATCGGGTCGGCGGGGTTTGTGTTCGGGCTGATTGCCATCTGGCCGATCTTTGAGTTGCCGCTGGCGGAGTTCAATGCGCTGTCGTTTACGCGGCCGCTGTTTGTGACGTTGCTGGCCATTGTGCTGCTGCATGAGAAGGTGGGGCTGCAGCGCGGCGGGGCGGTGGTCATCGGCTTTGCGGGGGTGCTGATCATGACGCTGGTGCCCGCCCTTCTGGGCAGTGAGGGGGGCACGCATCTGAACCTTGGGGCCCTCTTTGCGTTGCTCTCATCGCTCTGCTTTGCGTTCACGATTGTGCTGGTGAAATCGCTGACCGGTGTGCACTCGCCGCTGGCCCTCTTGGTATGGGCTAACATGTTGTCTTCGATCATCATTTTGCCCTTTGCGCTGTTCTATTGGAGCAGCCCGGACCTGATGGGATGGGCGCTGATTTTCGCCATGGCTTTTGCCGGATTTGTCGCCCAGTTCTGCTTTATCAAGGGCATGTCGATTGGCGACGCCTCGTTCCTCTCGCCGCTCGATTATGTGCGCCTGCCGATGGGCGCGCTGGCCGACTGGATCATGATCCGGGCGCTTCCCGGACCGTTCGTGTGGGTGGGCGCGGGCATCATCATCGTCTCGACGCTCTACATCACCTGGCGGGAACACCGGCTGAACCGGAAGAAGCCCGTCCTGCCACCAAAGCCCGTTTGA
- a CDS encoding SDR family oxidoreductase: protein MAKVLVTGATGFIAGHVIHQLLEAGHEVIGTARSASKAGPLNQTLSAYAGRPVSIEIRAADLSADAGWTEAVAGVDVVQHVASPIPLTVPKNADELIIPARDGALRVLRAAKAAGVRRVVMTSSMAACAYGWGEARPNPITEEHWSQDNGAADMTPYIRSKLIAERAAWDYVSDEGKGLALTTINPALVLGPVMSGDFSASVEILTQLMSGKLPGTPKVGFVVVDVRDVAAAHVAAMTNPAAEGERFLLGDRFIWFRDVAEVLRREFPDYASKVPSRDIPGWMVHLIALINPPAKQLIPELSRERHISSEKARRVLDWTPRSSEEAVIAGARSLIGFGVV, encoded by the coding sequence ATGGCGAAGGTTCTTGTCACAGGCGCAACCGGCTTCATCGCCGGGCATGTCATCCACCAGCTGCTCGAAGCGGGCCATGAGGTGATCGGAACGGCCCGTTCCGCCTCAAAGGCCGGGCCGCTGAACCAGACCCTCAGCGCCTATGCCGGCCGGCCGGTCTCAATCGAAATCCGCGCCGCAGACCTCTCCGCCGATGCAGGCTGGACAGAGGCCGTGGCGGGGGTCGACGTCGTCCAGCATGTCGCCTCCCCCATTCCGCTGACCGTGCCGAAGAATGCCGATGAGCTGATCATTCCCGCCCGCGACGGCGCGCTACGTGTGCTGAGGGCGGCCAAGGCCGCGGGCGTCAGGCGCGTGGTGATGACCTCCTCGATGGCGGCCTGTGCCTATGGCTGGGGCGAGGCGCGCCCCAACCCGATCACCGAGGAACACTGGTCGCAGGACAATGGCGCGGCGGACATGACCCCCTACATCCGCTCCAAGCTGATCGCCGAGCGGGCGGCATGGGATTATGTCAGCGATGAAGGCAAGGGCCTGGCGCTGACCACCATCAACCCGGCCCTCGTGCTCGGCCCGGTGATGAGCGGGGACTTTTCCGCCTCGGTCGAAATCCTCACCCAGCTGATGTCGGGCAAGCTGCCGGGCACGCCGAAGGTGGGCTTCGTGGTGGTGGATGTGCGCGATGTGGCGGCTGCCCATGTGGCCGCGATGACGAACCCGGCGGCCGAAGGCGAACGCTTCCTGCTGGGCGACCGGTTCATCTGGTTCCGCGACGTGGCCGAAGTGCTGCGCCGCGAGTTTCCAGACTATGCCTCAAAAGTTCCGTCCAGGGACATTCCCGGCTGGATGGTCCACCTGATCGCCCTGATCAACCCACCCGCCAAACAGCTCATCCCCGAACTCAGCCGCGAACGGCATATCTCCAGCGAGAAGGCGCGGCGCGTTCTGGACTGGACCCCGCGCAGCAGCGAAGAAGCTGTGATCGCAGGCGCGCGGAGCCTGATTGGGTTTGGGGTGGTTTGA
- a CDS encoding PEGA domain-containing protein: MLKLFMLLPMAVAMSACATVTRGTSEAFVVETTPSGASVATSLGLSCSPTPCVLPKVKRESEFTVTISKEGYETTTHNVTHQMSGGGGAGMAGNVILGGGIGAILDANNGSTQELVPNPLKVTLQPLKSAGSATTDSKAEVEAFIESQETAPSS; the protein is encoded by the coding sequence ATGTTGAAACTATTTATGCTGCTGCCAATGGCAGTGGCGATGAGCGCTTGCGCGACAGTTACCCGCGGCACATCAGAAGCTTTCGTGGTTGAGACAACCCCGTCGGGCGCCTCTGTTGCCACAAGTCTCGGGCTCAGCTGCAGCCCAACACCGTGCGTGCTTCCAAAGGTGAAACGGGAATCCGAATTCACCGTGACAATTTCCAAGGAAGGCTATGAAACAACCACGCACAATGTGACGCACCAGATGTCAGGCGGCGGCGGCGCGGGCATGGCCGGCAACGTCATTCTTGGCGGCGGCATTGGAGCCATTCTCGATGCCAACAATGGCTCGACGCAAGAACTGGTGCCAAACCCACTCAAGGTAACCCTTCAGCCTCTCAAATCTGCCGGCTCCGCAACGACGGACTCAAAGGCGGAGGTTGAAGCCTTTATCGAGAGCCAGGAGACCGCTCCGAGTAGCTGA
- a CDS encoding DUF6644 family protein gives MALPGWIEASWIAETLRSSSDVYMAVNAAHILGIGLLVGAIIPLDLRLLSVGRKWPLQVLAPFLSQCAAWGLALAILTGAALWAVRPAEYLGNTAFVVKMLLLALALGLVGLQHLGRGWRGVLSEGTVSLPVRLLAGASLACWLSILLAGRWIAFL, from the coding sequence ATGGCCCTTCCCGGATGGATTGAGGCGTCCTGGATCGCGGAAACCCTTCGCTCGAGCAGCGATGTCTATATGGCCGTGAACGCGGCGCATATCCTCGGCATCGGGCTTCTCGTCGGGGCGATCATTCCGCTGGATCTGCGGCTTCTGAGCGTTGGGCGCAAATGGCCGCTTCAGGTGCTGGCGCCGTTTCTGTCGCAGTGCGCCGCCTGGGGGCTAGCCCTCGCAATCCTGACCGGCGCCGCGCTCTGGGCAGTCCGTCCGGCGGAATATCTCGGCAATACGGCCTTTGTGGTGAAGATGCTGCTGTTGGCGCTGGCGCTTGGCCTTGTGGGTCTTCAACATCTCGGCCGGGGATGGCGCGGTGTGCTTTCGGAAGGAACGGTCAGCCTGCCCGTTCGTCTCCTGGCAGGCGCGTCGCTGGCCTGCTGGCTGTCAATCCTGCTCGCCGGGCGCTGGATCGCCTTCCTCTAA
- a CDS encoding DUF6152 family protein — protein MKMLSRMALGATLITLAAGGQALAHHGWSWAESEQTELKGTIEEISMSPPHPSLEVRDADGTLWQVDLGNPNQTERSGFTGDTAETGDAITVLGNRNTDASRAHMKAVRITIEGTNYDMYPERIAAD, from the coding sequence ATGAAGATGCTATCCCGAATGGCCCTTGGCGCTACACTCATCACGCTCGCGGCAGGAGGACAGGCCCTCGCCCATCATGGATGGTCCTGGGCCGAAAGCGAGCAGACTGAGCTGAAGGGAACCATCGAGGAGATCTCGATGAGCCCGCCCCATCCAAGCCTTGAGGTGCGCGATGCAGACGGGACGCTGTGGCAGGTGGACCTCGGCAATCCCAATCAGACCGAACGCTCCGGCTTCACCGGCGACACCGCCGAAACCGGTGACGCGATCACAGTCCTCGGAAACCGCAATACCGATGCCTCCCGCGCCCATATGAAGGCCGTGCGGATAACCATCGAGGGCACCAACTATGATATGTATCCCGAGCGGATCGCGGCCGACTAG
- a CDS encoding MarR family winged helix-turn-helix transcriptional regulator, whose protein sequence is MPKLTAATPPLPPPLSEHICRTIYATNLAIQRVHKVVLDELGITYLQYLVLNLLWDRDNQSVSELSGQLELEPSTLTPLLKRLEAAGHLTRLRNPQDERQVLISLTDQGRAMQLQAGCVGTNLVEKAGMSVDDLRQLNASIRALHDRLTDPGAEGEG, encoded by the coding sequence ATGCCCAAGCTGACCGCCGCCACCCCCCCGCTGCCTCCACCGCTGAGCGAGCATATCTGCCGCACGATCTACGCCACCAACCTCGCCATCCAGCGGGTCCATAAGGTGGTGCTGGACGAGCTGGGCATCACCTACCTTCAGTATCTGGTGCTCAATCTACTCTGGGATCGTGACAATCAGTCGGTCAGTGAGCTCTCCGGCCAGCTGGAGCTGGAGCCCAGCACGCTGACCCCGCTGCTCAAGCGCCTGGAGGCCGCCGGCCACCTCACCCGCCTGCGCAATCCGCAGGACGAACGCCAGGTCCTCATCAGCCTCACCGATCAGGGCCGCGCCATGCAGCTACAGGCCGGCTGCGTCGGCACAAACCTCGTGGAAAAAGCTGGAATGTCCGTAGACGACCTGCGCCAACTCAACGCCAGCATCCGCGCGTTGCATGACAGGCTGACTGATCCGGGTGCGGAGGGGGAGGGCTGA
- a CDS encoding alpha/beta fold hydrolase, which produces MSTIPTKDGTQIFYKDWGPKDAQPIVFHHGWPLTADDWDAQMLFFLNEGYRVVAFDRRGQGRSTQTDIGHDMDTFASDTADLVAALDLKNAVHIGHSTGGGVVARYVAGAEPGRVSKAVLIGAITPILGQTESNPTGVPLEVFEGFKTALAQNRAQFYLDVPSGPFYGFNREGATVSEGLIQNWWRQGMAGSAKAQLDTITAFAETDFTEDLKAISLPVLVMHGEDDQIVPIDETARRAVKLLPNGTLISYPGLPHGLFATNPDLINADLLAFIEG; this is translated from the coding sequence ATGTCCACGATCCCCACAAAAGACGGCACCCAGATCTTCTACAAAGACTGGGGCCCCAAAGACGCCCAGCCCATCGTGTTCCACCATGGCTGGCCGCTGACCGCCGATGACTGGGACGCCCAGATGCTGTTCTTTCTCAATGAAGGCTACCGCGTCGTGGCGTTTGACCGCCGCGGCCAGGGCCGCTCGACCCAGACCGACATTGGCCATGACATGGACACGTTTGCCTCTGACACGGCCGACCTGGTTGCCGCGCTGGACCTGAAGAACGCCGTGCATATCGGCCACTCCACCGGCGGCGGCGTTGTTGCCCGCTATGTGGCCGGCGCTGAGCCGGGCCGGGTGTCCAAGGCGGTGCTGATCGGGGCGATTACGCCGATCCTCGGCCAGACGGAAAGCAACCCCACCGGCGTGCCGCTGGAAGTGTTTGAAGGCTTCAAGACCGCGCTCGCCCAGAACCGCGCGCAGTTCTATCTCGATGTGCCGTCGGGCCCGTTCTATGGCTTCAACCGGGAGGGCGCGACGGTCAGTGAAGGCCTCATCCAGAACTGGTGGCGCCAGGGCATGGCCGGCAGCGCCAAAGCCCAGCTCGACACGATCACGGCATTTGCGGAGACCGACTTCACCGAAGACCTGAAGGCGATCTCTCTGCCGGTCCTCGTGATGCACGGCGAAGACGACCAGATCGTGCCAATCGACGAGACCGCCCGCCGGGCCGTCAAGCTGCTGCCAAACGGCACGCTGATCAGCTATCCCGGCTTGCCGCACGGCCTGTTTGCCACGAACCCGGACTTGATCAACGCTGACCTTCTTGCCTTCATCGAAGGCTAG